From a region of the Candida albicans SC5314 chromosome 1, complete sequence genome:
- a CDS encoding uncharacterized protein (Ortholog(s) have endoplasmic reticulum localization), with protein MRSFYIFPFLLLWISTTALAFNPSTNTSFSVLQTNSSDCSLVINQPLSQQCQFINDNNCQSTGLINYYKLYYCRLSFLHNPSSPFLIQTLSILPLTICLILCFISVGITASEYLCPNLYTISQFLKLPDTLAGLTLLAFGNSSPDVFGTYHAIGSNSLNLAIAELIGASLFIMTVVVGTIAIIEPFNVPKNLFIRDCMMYIMVFALVVISLIIGELTSIICILLVSCYIIYVGIAIYSHSQKKTRINRLLREQRSRGQYSDENDGINNDNASVDEIYLDSIASLPTIDDLDLQQINDEVDNLQFELANGNSSTAGGAATATSVGGNFGLKMLINDLHQHSKIKGTIQLNSNRQLISSTENEVLPTAIPTLTPTPTNDHPILNLKTNDLLYLLLPQLNQWPEFSLYEKIYFIISLPIQFSLRLTTPIRDENIINTIMNDIHNLTYNNSNNNNNNNSDSTGTTTTPMGSSFDYLQDKKLLLVQTFPATLFLISSLFGKISSSKPMLIFLSLLIASALLITINIYYPKYYHHHQSSSSSSIFISRIKIINICMAISGFILSICWISLISDEIINILHIISIIYQLSEDILGLTIFALGNSIGDFISNYTIAMMGKPIMAFTACFGGPLLAICSSGLSGMIIRDGNDKKLEMKLTNTLIIICLSLFATLCFLMYIVPKHDWQINKKIGIILVSIWLITCSLCIINEIK; from the coding sequence ATGAGActgttttatattttcccgtttcttcttctatggatatcaacaacagcatTAGCATTTAATCCCTCCACCAATACGTCATTTCTGGTATTACAAACAAACAGTTCAGATTGTTCATTGGTGATAAATCAACCATTATCACAACAATGTCAATTCATCAACGACAACAATTGTCAATCCACTggattaatcaattattataaattatattacTGTCGATTATCATTCCTTCATAATCCGTCATCACCGTTCCTTATACAAACACTTTCAATTTTACCATTGACTATTTGTTTAATACTTTGCTTTATATCAGTGGGTATAACTGCATCAGAATATTTATGTCCTAATTTATATACTATAtctcaatttttaaaattaccCGACACTTTAGCAGGATTAACATTATTAGCATTTGGGAATAGTTCACCTGATGTATTTGGGACTTATCATGCCATTGgatcaaattctttaaatCTTGCCATTGCGGAATTAATTGGTGCtagtttatttattatgacggttgttgttggaacAATTGCTATAATTGAACCATTTAATGTGCcgaaaaatttatttattagaGATTGTATGATGTATATTATGGTGTTTGCATTGGTGGTGATTTCACTTATTATTGGTGAATTGACATCAATAATTTGTATATTATTGGTGAGTTGTTATATCATTTATGTTGGTATCGCAATCTATTCTCATtcacaaaagaaaactaGAATTAATAGATTGTTAAGAGAACAAAGATCAAGAGGTCAATATagtgatgaaaatgatggtATAAACAACGATAATGCCAgtgttgatgaaatttaTCTTGATTCAATTGCTTCATTGCCAACTATAgatgatttggatttacaacaaattaatgatgaagttgataatttacaatttgAGTTAGCTAATGGTAATAGTAGTACCGCTGGTGGTGCTGCAACTGCAACATCTGTGGGAGGTAATTTTGGATTGAAAATgttaattaatgatttacaTCAACATTCTAAAATCAAGGGgacaattcaattgaattcaaataGACAATTAATTTCCAGTACAGAAAATGAAGTTCTTCCAACAGCTATTCCCACTTTAACTCCTACTCCTACTAACGATCATCCCatattaaatttgaagacAAATGATTTactatatttattattaccacAACTAAATCAATGGCCAGAATTTTCCCtatatgaaaaaatttattttattattagtttaccaattcaattttcattaaGATTAACAACACCAATTAGAGATGAAAATATCATAAACACCATAATGAATGATATTCATAACCTAACCTAtaacaatagtaataacaataataacaataatagtGATTCAACAGGAACAACTACTACACCCATGGGTAGttcatttgattatttacaagataaaaaattattactCGTACAAACATTCCCAGcaacattatttttaatatctagtttatttggtaaaatatcatcatcaaaacCCATgttaatatttttatcattattaatagcTAGTGCATTATTAATCACcatcaatatttattatcccaaatattatcaccaccatcagtcttcttcttcatcatcgaTATTTATATCTCgtattaaaattatcaatatttgtaTGGCGATTTCTGGATtcatattatcaatttgttggATATCGTTAATATCTGatgaaatcatcaatattttacatattatttcaataatttatcaattaagtGAAGATATTTTAGGATTAACGATTTTCGCCTTGGGGAATTCAATTGGCGATTTTATATCAAATTATACTATTGCCATGATGGGGAAACCTATAATGGCATTCACTGCTTGTTTTGGTGGTCCATTATTAGCTATTTGTTCATCAGGATTAAGTGGGATGATAATTAGAGACGGTAATGATAAGAAACTTGAAATGAAGTTGACAAATAcgttgattattatttgtttatcattGTTTGCAACTTTATGTTTTTTAATGTATATTGTCCCTAAACATGATTGgcaaattaataaaaaaattgggatTATACTTGTTAGTATTTGGTTGATTACTTGTTCATTATGta
- a CDS encoding ssDNA endodeoxyribonuclease (S. cerevisiae ortholog Sae2 is an endonuclease that processes hairpin DNA structures with the MRX complex, involved in meiotic and mitotic double-strand break repair; upregulated in a cyr1 null mutant), with protein sequence MNRGIRPEFNEKLIELFENELREVRREDSLKIVKLHQEIEHLKSIIKSKDEEILRLKREEQPQPQQSSKRLLPGVKLENENTKDLTFSFNKYSKHPSLTVSPIKRNKLIKNSKFVKPNDRDPTRDIDPRFVKSMYDNIHLIPTQYSDDDEEEDMQIHQDNNNNDDGNQEESKFKISPIKLKVHFSSQGSNTISPKRKYSDYETMMNLSKPSSPMKKIPKLTKQIDDRSLTPTQYSSGSIVSLSQQQKKPISILSPRSTNIPDCSCMNRQQCERCQNEKSTDKEIVEDSQENPEEIISINNLFPSSTSLTSSSSSTSSLPFHIEIPEGYNTIILQRKYRLQFYINKYYNDPNFKINLRQHPTKLIDWDEVDFIINENYKPDKFTQFLNRNNIKNGKQFEKFKKLYHINNNNNNQQQSSHLDQFEFEDKLSQIFDKFQSPPGFMQSDFPDTQEYKQRQEIIKQRQLKRIERRIKDCTTIQDGKQIGEFVFGIEIFNLYVISNRWYIK encoded by the coding sequence ATGAACAGAGGAATACGGCCagaatttaatgaaaagCTAATAGaactttttgaaaatgaattacGTGAAGTGAGACGGGAGGATAGTTTAAAGATTGTGAaattacaccaagaaattgaacatTTGAAACTGATCATTAAATCCAAAGACGAAGAGATTCTACGATTGAAAAGAGAGgaacaaccacaaccacaacaactGCTGAAACGTTTACTTCCCGGTGTTAAGttagaaaatgaaaatactAAAGACTTgacattttcatttaataaatattccAAACACCCAAGTTTGACAGTATCACCAATCAAAAGGaacaaattaattaaaaattcaaaatttgttaaacCAAATGACAGAGACCCGACACGTGATATTGATCCACGATTTGTTAAATCAATGTATGACAATATTCATCTAATACCGACACAATActctgatgatgatgaagaagaagatatgCAAATTCACCaggacaacaacaacaacgatgATGGAAACCAAGAAGAGAGTAAATTTAAGATTTcaccaattaaattaaaagtCCACTTTTCATCTCAAGGTTCAAATACTATTAGTCCAAAACGGAAATATTCTGATTATGAAACGATGATGAATTTATCCAAGCCTTCTAGTCCcatgaaaaaaatacccAAATTAACGaaacaaattgatgataGATCATTGACTCCCACACAATATTCATCCGGTTCAATTGTTAGTTTGTcgcaacaacaaaagaaaccaatttcaatattatcacCAAGGTCAACCAATATTCCAGATTGTTCCTGTATGAACCGACAGCAATGTGAACGTTGTCAAAATGAGAAATCCACCGATAAAGAAATAGTGGAAGATTCCCAGGAAAATCCAGAAGAAATAATatctattaataatttattcccatcatcaacatcactAACTTCCTCctcttcatcaacatcacTGCTACCCTTCCATATTGAAATTCCTGAAGGTTATAATACAATTATTTTACAACGGAAGTATCGATTACAATTttatataaacaaatattataatgatcctaatttcaaaataaatttacGTCAACATCcaacaaaattgattgattgggatgaagttgatttcatcattaatgaaaattataaacCAGATAAATTCacacaatttttaaatagaaataatattaaaaatggtaaacaatttgaaaaattcaaaaaattatatcacatcaataacaataacaataaccaACAGCAACTGTCACATTTGGACCAATTTGAGTTCGAAGATAAATTAAgtcaaatatttgataaatttcaatCACCACCAGGATTTATGCAAAGTGATTTTCCTGATACTCAAGAATATAAACAACGacaagaaattattaaacaaCGACAATTGAAACGAATAGAACGAAGAATTAAAGATTGTACAACAATACAAGATGGTAAACAAATTGGTGAATTTGTTTTCGGGATagaaattttcaatctttATGTCATTAGTAATCGTTGGTACATCAAATGA
- the NUP49 gene encoding FG-nucleoporin (Nuclear pore protein) translates to MFGSTTQSSTTPSFGGFGSTNNTNSSSLFGAKPNTTTAGTTGGGLFGSSTNQQQQPASGGLFGAKPATGTTTGGGLFGSQPSTNTTTGGGLFGSQNNQQQQQQQSGGLFGGGQQQQTNQASNTSGGGLFGGGQQQQQTNQTANTSGSGLFGAKPANTNTTSGGGLFGGQNNTANTTSTGGGLFGNKPSGGGLFGQQQNTANTANTGVGGGLFGSGTTTNTSGGAGGLFGNKPTTTTTTIGGGLFGGGQQQQQQQQQQIQTPQLTGMTRVGDLPPNIKNELEQFDKYINTQHVIATTLNSDMSKHNNLINTIPKDINYLQNKVLSTKQALKFDINQLINLKNMNNEITEDINKIMQLILQLSTPGTKLSSSFQLNEFFIKKIKKYYQMLTQYESMIKELEMILTGLEKSCTEGFGNLFGIVQVIKSQYSLFMELTETMAQLHNEVNRLTK, encoded by the coding sequence ATGTTTGGATCCACTACtcaatcatcaacaactcCATCTTTTGGAGGATTTGGATCCACTAATAATACCAACAGTAGTTCTTTATTTGGAGCCAAACCTAATACAACAACCGCAGGAACAACTGGAGGTGGATTATTTGGGTCTTCAACTaaccaacaacagcaaccaGCATCAGGTGGGTTGTTTGGTGCTAAACCTGCAACAGGAACAACTACAGGAGGTGGATTATTTGGATCTCAACCACTGACTAATACAACCACAGGAGGTGGACTTTTTGGATCCCAAAataaccaacaacaacagcaacaacaaagtgGTGGATTATTTGGAGGTGgtcaacaacagcaaacCAATCAAGCATCAAATACTAGTGGAGGTGGGTTATTTGGAGGaggacaacaacaacagcagaCAAATCAAACCGCAAATACCAGTGGAAGTGGGTTATTTGGTGCTAAACCAGCTAATACTAATACCACTAGTGGAGGCGGATTATTTGGAGGTCAAAATAATACTGCTAATACAACATCAACTGGCGGAGGATTATTTGGTAACAAACCTTCAGGAGGTGGACTTTTTGGTCAGCAACAAAATACTGCAAATACTGCCAATACTGGAGTAGGTGGAGGGTTATTTGGTTCtggaacaacaaccaacacTTCTGGTGGTGCAGGAGGATTATTTGGAAATAAACctactactacaacaacaacaattggaGGAGGATTGTTCGGTGGTGgtcagcaacaacagcaacagcaacaacaacaaatacagACACCACAATTAACTGGTATGACCAGAGTAGGTGATCTACCaccaaatatcaaaaatgaattagaaCAATTTGacaaatatataaatactcAACATGTAATTGCCACTACATTAAATTCAGACATGTCAAAgcataataatttaataaatactATACCTAAAgatataaattatttacaaaataaagTATTATCAACCAAGCAAGcattaaaatttgatattaatcaattaataaatttgaaaaatatgaataatgaaataaCTGAAgatataaacaaaataatgCAATTAATATTACAATTGAGTACTCCAGGGACCAAATTATCTAGTTCgtttcaattgaatgaatttttcattaaaaaaattaaaaaatattatcaaatgtTAACTCAATATGAATCAATGATAAAGGAATTGGAAATGATTTTAACTGGATTAGAAAAAAGTTGTACTGAAGGATTTGGAAATTTGTTTGGTATTGTTCAAGTTATTAAATCTCAATATAGTTTATTTATGGAATTGACTGAAACAATGGCTCAATTACATAATGAAGTGAATAGATTAACTAAATAG
- the TGL99 gene encoding Tgl99p (Has domain(s) with predicted role in lipid metabolic process) has product MPVHEEISLISTLFNVSLLISKIVFLYISSLLGVDSFITTGDVPISKSSSNQPDNNHLKTRLVNAKDINEIVETHGYKIREHVVTTRDGYLLVIHKLEKIQNNSYSHHHRHISSTANLSKIAYFHHGLMTNSELFVLGTNKYKTLPYLLVDLGYEVWLGNNRGNKYSRKHLKLSASDPKFWDFSLDEYSYYDIPDSLTYIKNYYHHINNNTSNNNNNNHTGSPTVLSSSTSTLTNSDLQIIYIGFSQGCSQFFASLSLYPQLNSHIKMFIGLSPAIIPQNLNHPIFKLLVNQAANDNSFLFSLFGRRAIMPSVSFWYTIFGPSLYEKVVDKSLQLLFGWTGANISQSQKEIGYPHMFSNSSVKSLLHWFQIIKAGRFQMFEETCCYGITKLSCLSHKSKQKGNRVAPFPIADHLDVPMVLFYGDNDILVDINKTKNLIVDNNHKMQDKLELVLCPGYEHMDTLWGENVYQDVFKPVLERLEKSEFSFGYNINGSNNRDSELLIEDNDRHQLNSKNLQLHENALDLDDVSLDMNNANEMKFRS; this is encoded by the coding sequence ATGCCAGTTCATGAAGAAATATCTCTAATATCAACATTATTCAATGTATCCTTATTAATACTGAAAATAGTTTTCCTATATATATCTAGTTTATTAGGAGTTGATTCATTTATAACAACTGGTGATGTTCCAATTTccaaatcttcatcaaatcAACCAGACAATAATCATCTTAAAACCAGATTAGTTAATGCCAAAgatattaatgaaattgttgaaacaCATGGTTACAAAATTAGAGAACATGTGGTCACTACTAGAGATGGATATTTATTAGTTATTCATAAATTAGagaaaattcaaaacaacTCTTACagtcatcatcatcgtcataTTTCAAGTACTGCTAATCTTTCCAAAATTGCTTATTTTCATCATGGATTAATGACAAATTCagaattatttgttttgggtactaataaatataaaacattACCTTATTTGTTAGTGGATTTAGGTTATGAAGTTTGGTTAGGGAATAATCGAGGCAATAAATATTCTAGaaaacatttgaaattatctGCTTCAGACCCCAAATTTTGGGATTTTTCATTAGATGAATATTCATATTATGATATCCCTGATAGTTTAACATATATtaagaattattatcaccacatcaataacaatacaagcaacaacaacaacaataaccaTACTGGATCACCAACAGTattatcatcttcaacttcaactttaacaaattcagatttacaaataatttatattggATTTTCTCAAGGTTGTTCACAATTTTTTGCTAGTTTAAGTTTATATCCACAATTGAATTCACATATCAAAATGTTTATTGGATTATCACCAGCAATTATCCCccaaaatttaaatcatccaatatttaaattactTGTTAATCAAGCAGCTAAtgataattcttttttatttagtttATTTGGCAGAAGAGCGATTATGCCATCAGTATCATTTTGGTATACTATTTTTGGTCCTTCATTATATGAAAAAGTTGTCGATAAATCtttacaattattatttggttgGACGGGAGCTAATATTTCGCAGTCACAAAAGGAAATTGGTTATCCTCAcatgttttcaaattcatcagtgaaatcattattacattggtttcaaataataaaggCAGGGCGATTTCAAATGTTTGAGGAAACTTGTTGTTATGGAATCACTAAATTATCATGTTTATCTCATAAACTGAAACAAAAGGGCAATAGAGTAGCACCATTCCCCATAGCTGATCATTTAGATGTGCCTATGGTATTATTTTATGGTGACAATGATATTTTGGTCGatattaataaaacaaaaaacttgattgttgataataatcataAAATGCAAGATAAATTGGAATTAGTTTTATGTCCAGGTTATGAACATATGGATACTTTATGGGGTGAAAACGTTTATCAAGATGTATTCAAACCCGTACTTGAAAGATTAGAAAAACTGGAATTCTCTTTTGGTTATAATATTAATGGTAGTAATAACCGAGATTCagaattgttgattgaagataatgatcgtcatcaattgaatagtAAGAATTTACAGTTACATGAAAATGCTTTAGATTTGGATGATGTCCTGCTAGATATGAATAATGCcaatgaaatgaaattccGCTCATGA
- the MCU1 gene encoding Mcu1p (Mitochondrial protein involved in utilization of carbon sources, filamentous growth and virulence) gives MTTNKDNSNNNDNPDNKEFTRRPNPKGWTPPKAPYNPYDPNDTRPPGGYPSEFKLPGQEPSGFSSLPKSPTQYQKVNETMERLNYTARPQSDLYPGQYKVLRRVDTNKRLDIGNRYFGTFIIGSVIVYGVFFHRWNDGRENVFSDFYRAQLKLKEKLMGGLNEQEYDDLYHPRDSGIVVRNVRDAQYIPEDIRKTSETNYNLNRPSERHVLEAQRIQQEQEEKMLKELDYHKKFAQSVLKEEEIDVKELHNQQEATNITADKPKKKWFGIF, from the coding sequence ATGACAACTAATAAAGacaatagtaataataatgataaccCTGATAATAAGGAATTCACAAGAAGACCCAATCCCAAAGGATGGACACCACCAAAGGCCCCTTATAATCCATATGATCCTAATGATACTAGACCACCTGGAGGATATCCATCAGAATTCAAATTACCAGGCCAAGAACCAAGTGGattttcatcattaccTAAAAGTCCTACCCAATATCAAAAAGTCAATGAAACCATGGAAAGATTAAATTATACTGCTAGACCACAATCTGATTTATACCCAGGACAATATAAAGTATTACGTCGAGTCGATACTAATAAACGATTAGATATAGGTAATCGATATTTTGGAACTTTTATAATTGGTAGTGTTATTGTTTATGGAGTTTTTTTCCATCGTTGGAATGATGGTAGAGAAAATGTTTTCAGTGATTTTTATCGAGctcaattaaaattaaaagaaaaattaatgGGTGGATTAAATGAACAAGAATATGATGATTTATATCATCCAAGAGATAGTGGGATTGTGGTTAGAAATGTTAGAGATGCTCAATATATTCCTGAAGATATTAGGAAAACTAGTGAAactaattataatttaaatagACCTAGTGAAAGACATGTTTTAGAAGCTCAAAGAattcaacaagaacaagaagaaaaaatgttgaaagaattggatTATCATAAAAAATTTGCTCAATCAGtattaaaagaagaagagattGATGTTAAGGAATTGCATAATCAACAAGAAGCAACGAACATCACAGCTGATaaaccaaagaagaaatggtttggaattttttaa
- the GUP1 gene encoding O-acyltransferase (Putative O-acyltransferase with a role in glycerol uptake; functionally complements growth of S. cerevisiae gup1 mutant under salt stress; required for normal ergosterol distribution, hyphal growth, biofilm formation), whose translation MNYLSQLGKLFSLETLDTRLNPTTNPIKRQSIIKKANPTSRWSTLEFKIYLTILIIVVPLMIKAAMESSNETNPNYPRFQHLLSDGWILGRKVDNSDQQYRFFRNNFPLLCGLIFIHVTLRKLINTFIIIPNGRYNNNFKRTYFDLIFGIIFLIGAHGINVFKISFHLFINYLIGKYIKNYKLAIWCTWIYGIFSLFFNEWFGDSSFGLSIFVNGSGYYTGIIPRWDVFYNFTLLRMLSFNLDYIERERKLGNNDGQLNLNKQENINGADNPPTLLNLDDRQRLSAPLPLDDYNVSNYIAYISYTPLFIAGPIITFNDYVYQSNYQQSSTTQNYQRIFMYAIRFLFCLLVMEFLLHFMYVVAVSKTKAWDGDTPFQISMLGMFNLNLIWLKLLIPWRLFRLWALLDGIDPPENMIRCMDNNFSALAFWRAWHRSYNRWVIRYIYIPMGGSGTGKYRIINSLLVFSFVAIWHDIELKLLMWGWLVVIFLIPEISATLIFSKYNKNWWYRYLCGIGAVINIWMMMIANLVGFCLGTDGMWKLLHDLFQTFEGGRFFIISSICLFVGAQIMFELRESELRRAIDVRC comes from the coding sequence atgaattatcTATCTCAATTAGGgaaattgttttctttagAAACATTGGATACTCGATTAAACCCAACCACTAATCCAATTAAACGACaatcaattatcaaaaaagCTAATCCTACTTCAAGATGGTCAACTTTagaatttaaaatatatttaacCATTCTTATTATTGTGGTACCATTAATGATTAAAGCTGCTATGGAATCATCTAATGAAACTAATCCAAATTATCCACGATTTCAACATTTATTAAGTGATGGATGGATTTTGGGACGTAAAGTTGATAATTCTGATCAACAATATCGATTTTTCAGAAACAATTTCCCATTATTATGTGGATTAATATTTATTCATGTTACATTGaggaaattgattaatacATTTATAATCATACCGAATGGCAGgtacaataataattttaaacgaacttattttgatttaatatttgGAATTATATTTCTTATTGGAGCTCATGGAATAAATGTTTTTAAAATTCtgtttcatttatttataaattatttaattgggaaatatattaaaaattataaattggCTATTTGGTGTACTTGGATATATGggattttttcattatttttcaatgaatgGTTTGGTGATTCAAGTTTTGgcttatcaatttttgtcAACGGAAGTGGTTATTATACTGGGATTATACCTCGTTGGGATGTATTCTATAATTTCACTTTATTAAGAATGctttcatttaatttagaTTATATTGAACGAGAAAGGAAACTTGGTAATAATGACGGACAACTCAATCTTaacaaacaagaaaacATTAATGGAGCTGATAATCCTCCAACACTACTTAATTTAGATGATCGTCAAAGATTATCAGCTCCATTACCATTGGATGATTATAATGTGTCAAATTATATCGCTTATATTTCCTATACTCCATTATTTATAGCTGGTCCTATTATTACATTTAATGATTATGTATATCAATCCAATTACCAACAATCTTCAACAACACAAAATTATCAACGAATTTTCATGTATGCCATTAGATttctattttgtttattagtGATGGAATTTTTATTACATTTCATGTATGTTGTTGCTGTATCTAAAACAAAAGCTTGGGATGGTGATACACCATTTCAAATATCAATGTTGGGGATGTTTAATTTAAATCTTATTTggttgaaattattaattccTTGGAGATTATTTCGATTATGGGCATTATTAGATGGTATTGATCCACCAGAAAATATGATTCGTTGTAtggataataatttttcgGCATTAGCATTTTGGAGAGCTTGGCATCGATCTTATAATCGTTGGGTTATTagatatatttatattcctATGGGTGGTAGTGGCACGGGGAAATATAGAATCATCAACAGTTTATTAGTGTTCAGTTTTGTTGCTATTTGGCatgatattgaattgaaattattaatgtGGGGGTGGTTAGtggtaatttttttgattccaGAAATTCTGGCAACattgatattttcaaaatataataagAATTGGTGGTATAGATATTTATGTGGAATTGGTGCTGTAATTAATATttggatgatgatgattgcTAATTTGGTAGGGTTTTGTTTAGGTACTGATGGAATGTGGAAATTATTACATGATTTATTCCAAACTTTTGAAGGTGGAAgatttttcataatttcttcaatttgtttatttgttggGGCACAAATTATGTTTGAATTAAGAGAATCAGAATTAAGAAGAGCCATTGATGTAAGGTGTTAA